The sequence TTTGAATGTAATTGATAAAAAGGGCTTCCACATTGGCTTTGTTGTCGCTCAAAACCTGATGGATTGCTTTATCACCAGGAATAAGTTCTGTAGTAGTGTTGACCACAAAACAGCCTTTGCGCGCTTCATCCGTAATTGCTTCGTCAATAGCATTATCAAAAAGCTTTTTAAGTCCTTCACGAACAGAGCCTTCCTTATCAAAAATCGCTTTTAGCGTATTTCCCGTGACACTTCTATATTGCTCAAAAGCTTTATTAAAGAGTTCTTCCTTACCTCCAAAAGTATCATATAGACTCGCCCTATTAATGCCCAAATAGGATACCAAATTCTGCATTGAAGTGGCATGGAACCCTTTTTCCCAAAAGAGCTCCATTGCCTTGTTCAATATTTCCTTTTCATCAAATTGCTTTACTCTTGGCATTATTCTGGAATAATTGTTCCAAATTTATTGAAAAAAATTATACCTGTGCAAGGCCACCATCCACAGGGATTTCAGCACCTGTAATATAGCTACTGTCGGCAGATGCTAAAAATAAAGCGGTTGTAGCCACCTCATCTGCACTACCAAACCTTCCAAGTGATACCATAGATGGAAAACCAGATGCCATTTCATCTATACTTTCCTGAGGCACATTATGCTTTCCATAGATTGGGGTGTCTATAGGGCCCGGCGCTATAGCATTAACTCTGATTCCTTTGGGACCAAACTCGCTAGCCAATGTTCTGGTCAAAGAACGTAAAGCTGCCTTACTTGATGCATAAGCCGCCATCCCGGCAAATCCTTTCACATTTACAATGGACGTATTAAAAATAATACTGGCACCTTCATTTAAATCATTGTAAGCTGCTTTTACTGTAAAAAGAGGACCTCTAACATTGATGTTATGCACTTCATCAAAAATTTCTTCCGTAAGCCCATCTATAGTTTCAACTCTAAAAACACCTGCATTTAAAAAGAGTACATCAATTTTTCCGAAAGCATCTACCGTAGTTTTAATCAATTGCTCGCTATCAGTGACACTACTTGCCTCCGCTTTTACTAAAAGAAAATCACCTTCTAATTCCGATTTTAGCGCATCCAATTTTTCTTGACTTCTTCCCGTCAATACAACTTTTGCCCCTTCTTCTAAATAGCGTTTTGCAGTTTGCAAACCCATTCCACTTGTGGCACCTGTAATTAAGGCTACTTTGTTTTCTAATTTTTTCATGATAATAATTTATTTTTCGATTTTAATTATGTTTTGGAACGTTCATTCCGATACAAACATATAAATAACGGAACGATTGTTCCAAATAAAATTCAATCTTTACATTTTTGTTAACATTCTTGTCAGGGTTTTGTATCTTCCCAGAAGCTAAATCAAATCAAAATGAAAGCATTTCAATTCTTCCTTGCCCTTCTTTTACTTATCTCTTTTGACAGTGAAGCACAACGCAGAAAAAAGAAAATCCCCTCACCCAGCATTGTTCTTAGTGATTCCATGTACCATGGTTTAAAATGGAGAAATATTGGTCCTTTTAGAGGTGGAAGAAGTGTAACATCCTCGGGTGTCATTGGGCAACCCATGACCTATTATATGGGCTCTACTGGAGGTGGTATTTGGAAAACCGTTGATGATGGTATTACTTGGAAAAATGTTTCAGATGGTTTTCTTAAAACAGGAACTGTAGGGGCCATTGCCGTTTCTGAAAGTAATCCAAATATTGTTTTTGCAGGTATGGGGGAACATGCAGCAAGGGGAGTAATGACCTCCATGGGAGATGGTGTCTACAAATCTACAGATGCTGGAAAAACGTGGAAACACGTGGGTCTTGATGAAACACGTCATATTTCTGATGTGATCATCCATCCTACAAACCCAGATATCGTTTTTGTAACTGCTCAAGGAGCGCAATACGGGCCTTCAAACCAAAGAGGCGTTTATCGCTCATTGAATGGAGGTGATACATGGGAAAATGTGCTTTTTGTAGATGAAAATACAGGAGCTTCCTCTTTATCAATGGATATGACCAACCCACTGATTCTATATGCCGCAATGTGGCAACACAGACGTTATCCATGGACAATAGAATCTGGTGGTGAAAACTCAGGATTGTACAAATCCACAGATGGTGGCACCAATTGGAAAAAGCTTAAAGAAGGCCTCCCCAAAGCATTTGGCAAAGCCGGAATTTCAGTTTCACGCGCAAATGCAGAAAGGGTTTTTGCGGTTATTGAAGCAGAAGGAAAAAAAGGAGGTGTTTACCGAAGTGATGATGCTGGTAAAAAATGGATCCAAATTAACTCAAACAGAATAAACATAGCCAGGTCTTGGTATTATATGGAGATTTTTGCAGATCCGCAAGATGAAAATGTGGTCTACGTGTTAAATGCCCCGGTAACAAAATCAATTGATGGCGGAAAATCCTTTACTCCGTTACCCACTCCTCATGGAGACAACCATCATCTCTGGATCAATCCAAACGATAACTCTAAAATGATCAATTCAAACGATGGGGGCGCCAATATTTCAAACAACGGCGGTAAAAGTTGGAGTACACAACAAAATCAACCAACTTCCCAATTTTACAGGGTAATTACGGATAATCTGGTGCCGTACAATGTCTATGGAGGGCAACAGGATAATTCTGCCATTGCCATTGCCAGTAGAACCAATGATAATGGAATTGATTGGAAAGATTGGTATTCAGTTGCTGGTTGTGAAAGTGCCTTTCTTGCGTTTGACCCAGATAATCCAGAAGTGGTCTATGGAGGTTGTTATCAAGGTATTATTGAAAAATGGGTTCGCGCCTCTAGAGAAGGAAAAGCCATAAAAGAATATCCCGAATTAGGTCTGGGCAAAGTGCCAAAAGATTTTAAATTTAGATACAATTGGAACGCCCCAATCATAAGTTCTCCACATGATAGAAACACAATTTACCATGCAGGAAATGTTGTTTTCAAGACTATGGATGGCGGTCAAAGTTGGCAAGTTGTAAGCCCTGACCTCACTAGAAACGAATTGGAGAAACAGGGCGAAGGCGGAGGTCCATATACCAATGAGGCAGCTGGGGGAGAAAACTACAATACTTTAATGTCCTTAGTTGAATCACCACACGAGCAAGGAGTACTTTACGCTGGCAGTGATGATGGTTTGGTCCATATTACAAAAGATGGCGGTGCAAATTGGCAAAATATTACTCCTCCCAATTTGCCTGAAGGTATCATCAATAGCATTGAGGTATCCCCGCATGATTCTGCAACGGCCTACATCACTGTAATGCGATACAAATCTATGGACTTGAAACCCTACATCTTCAAGACCAGTGATTATGGCAATACCTGGACCAAAATCACAAATGGTATAACGGACAAACACACTTTTGTTAGGGTAGTTAGAGAAGACAAAAAACAGAAAGGATTGCTATATGCAGGAACGGAAACGGGCTTATATCTTTCTCTAAATGATGGTCAAAACTGGCAGCCTTTTCAATTAAACCTTCCTGTAGTGCCCATTAATGACCTTACAATTCAAGATAATGATTTGGTGGCCGCCACTGCTGGACGCTCATTCTGGATATTGGACGACTTAGGAGCAATACAAAACAGTTTGGACACCTCTGAAAAGCTAAAGATTTATAAACCAAAAGATACGTATCGCATCTTTGGGGGAAGTCCAGAAAAACCAGTTCCTGGCTTGGGCCAAAATCCAAAACAAGGTGTCACCTTTGATTATTATTTACCAAAAGATTCAGATTCTTTAAATCTCAAACTTGAGATCCTTCAGAATGGGACCGTTATAAAAACGGTCAACAATACAAAACCAAAGGATTTTAAATCATGGCCAGGTGGTCCACCAAAGCCAAATGTTTTGCCTTCAAAAAAAGGACACAATCGCTTTACCTGGGATTTTAGTAAAGAACAGATTCCATCAATAGATAAAGTTTTTGTTTTTGGCGACTATAAGGGTGCAAGTGTTGCTCCTGGTGTGTATACGCTAAGATTAAGTTTGGAGAGTGAAACAGTAGAAACTGAGGCTATTGTTTTGCCTAACCCAAAAATTGATGGTACTCCGGCAGATTATGCAGAACAACAGCAGGTATTAAATCAAATAGAAAACGCTGTGTACGCAATGCACGAAGCCGTTAACCAAATGCGCTCAGCCAAAGCACAATTAAAAAGTTATGGCAAATTGCTGAAAGAAAATGAAAATGCGAGTGAGCTGTTAAAGGTTGGTGATTCTTTAATGAAACGTATTAAAATTTGGGAAGAAAACCTTATTCAACCCCAACAAAAAACTTTCCAAGATGTTATCAATTTTCACAATCAATTAAATGCTGATTTCATGCATCTTAAAGGGTTTGTGGACACTGCAGAGCCGAAAGTGACAAAAGGGGCCAAAGAACGTTTGAGGGACCTTTTAGCACAATGGAAAACATTTGAAAACGAAAAGAATAGCATTGTAAATATAGAGATGGCCAAATACAATGAGTTGTACAGCACCCTGAAATTACCTGCAATACTATTAGAAGATTAAGTTTAAAAAATGCAACAATCGTTTATCGTCGATCAAGAGTTTAAAGGTATAGACTATACCCAAAATCGATTGCCCAAGTCGGACTATGAAAACTGTGTTTTTGATAACTGCAAGTTCTCAGATGGCTATCTTGACAATCAAAATTTTATGGAATGCGAATTCATAGCATGTGATTTGAGCAATGCCAATCTAAAAAACACCATCTTTAAAGAAGTGATTTTTGTAGGATGCAAATTAATTGGCCTCCGTTTTGAAGATTGTAGTGATTTCTTAATGTCTTTTCAATTTGAAAAGTGCAATTTGAATCTTGCGTCCTTCCTTGGAATGAAACTGAACAATACCAGATTTGTTGATTGTAAGTTGGAACAGACAGACTTCGTTCAAACAGATCTAACTGGAGTACTTTTCTCAAACTGTAATATGGAGAATGCAATTTTTCAGCATTCCATTCTTGAGAAAGCTGACTTAACCACCTCATTTAATTTAAACATTGACCCTGAACAGAATCGTCTGAAAAAGGCAAAGTTCAGTAAAGACAACCTTATTGGTTTATTGAGAAAATACGATATTGTAATTACATAAGACGCTGATTATGTCTGAAAAGAAATGTCTTGAATGTGGTGAAAAACTGCTGGGTAGAATAGATAAGAAATACTGTTCTGACCATTGTAGAAATGCCTATAACAATAGATTAAATAAGGATAGTAAAAACCTAGTAAGAAATATAAACAATAGGTTACGTAAGAACTATCGCGTACTTGATAGTTTTCCTTTAAAGGATGGTAAAACAAAGACTACCAAAATGCGGCTTATGGATAAAGGTTTCGATTTTGAGCACATCACAAACCTTTATACTACCAAAAAGGGCAGTACTTATTACTTTGTGTACGATCTTGGTTATTTACCGTTGGACAACGACTACTATATGATTGTAAAACGCGAATGAGGATTATTTCCAGTTATGGGAACTGAGTTTCAAAGCAGCGACAACGATATCCTTTCGGCTTATTTGTCCTACCAGTATATCATTTTTCATTACTGGCAATCTGCGCCTTTTATGCTTATCAAAAACTCCAGCTGCATCAAAAATACTCATATCATGAGGTATGGTCTCCACATTTTTGGTCATGTAGCGCTCAACACTTTTATCTAAAATAGGTTGATTAAAATACCTGCTCTCAGAAATTTGTTTCATACAATCCGCTTCTGAAATAATTCCAACCAAAAATCCATTTTTGTCCATTACAGGTCCTCCTGAAATATGGTTTTTTGCAAATGACTCCATTACTGCCAAGATGGATTGTTCTGGTGAAAAAGTAACCAACTTCTTTGTCATATAGTCTTCCACAAGTATGGGCGCATCGTATTCTTTCTTTGAAGCCCCTTTAGATCTAACGCCTTGAAAACTCTTGATTGCCATATCGTTACTTTTTGGGTTGATTAATAAATATAGGGAATTTTAACGAATTATTTAAATTTAATACGATAAACCTACGAACCTTTCATAATTTTATACTTTTACATGCCAACTCAATCAAACTATGAAGTTTTCAAGAACGCTTGCGCTAATACTGCTTCTTTTTGCAGTGTATTGGAGCTACAAATCTTTAATGCCGCCATATCATAGTGATCAGGATAGTGGATTACAATCCTTTTCTACAGATAGGGCCTTGGTCCATGTCAAGAATCTTGCTAAAGAGCCACATGCGGTTGGCTTTCCAGGACATGCAAATGCAAGGGGTTACGTTATATCCGAACTTAAAAAACTTGGATTGGAAACTACCACCCAAGAAGGATATACCGCTGGTGACTGGGCGAACCTCAGCAAGGCTACAAACATATTGGCCAAAATTGAAGGTTCGGGTGAGGGCAAGGCACTTCTTTTGTTATCCCATTACGATAGCAACCCGCACTCATCTTTTGGTGCCAGTGATGCAGGGAGTGGGGTTGCTACCATTTTAGAAGGTGTTCGAGCATTTTTGGCAGAGAATAAAACTCCAAAAAATGATATTATCATTCTTATTAGTGATGCAGAGGAATTGGGACTCAACGGCGCTGACCTTTTTGTAAATAATCACCCATGGACAAAAGAAGTAGGGTTGGTATTAAACTTTGAGGCACGCGGCAGTGGCGGGCCAAGTTACATGCTTATTGAAACTAACAGGGGTAACGGAACCCTTATAAAGGAGTTTACAAAGGCAAATCCCAAATATCCAGTAGCCAATTCCTTGGCATATAGCATATACAAAATGTTGCCCAATGACACAGATTTGACGGTTTTTAGGGAGGATGCGGACATAGACGGTTTTAATTTTGCTTTTATCGATGATCATTTTGATTACCACACGGCGTTGGATACTTATGAGAGATTGGATAGAACTTCTTTGGCCCATCAAGGCAGTTATCTAATGCCATTATTAAAACACTTTAGTGAGACCAATCTTAACGATTTAAAAAGTTTGGATGATTTCATATACTTCAACCTTCCTTTCTTTAATTTGGTTTCGTATCCGTTTGAGTGGATTTGGCCCATGTTTGGAATTGCAGTTCTTGCATTTGTACTTCTACTCATAACCGGTTTTAAGAAGCAGAAACTTAACGTAAAAGATATCTCCATAGGTTTTCTACCCCTATTCATCACTTTAATTATAAATGGAGTATTAGGGTATTTTAGCTGGAGTGCAATAAAATGGTGGTACCCTGACTTTAATGATATGCTCCATGGGTTTACCTACAATGGACATCTCTATATTATGGTCTATGCCCTTTTATCTTTAGCGGTATGCTTTTGGGTTTACCACAAGTATAGAAAAACAAGCACATCCAACCTTTTAGCAGCGCCTGCTTTAATATGGTTGATCATATGTGGCCTTGTTGCCATCTATTTGCCAGGAGCCAGCTTTTTTATTATCCCCTTGTTTGGTTTGCTGGCAGCTTTTATGGTGACCATAAATCAAGAGGAGCCAAATCCGTTCTTGCTGGTCTTTTTAGCACTGCCGGCCGTTTTTATCCTTTCCCCTTTCATAAAAATGTTTCCCGTTGGCCTAGGTTTAAAAATGATGGTGGCGGCAACTGTTTTCACCACCCTACTTTTCTTTTTGGTACTTCCATTTTTTGGACAATTAAAAAATAAAGAACGCTTGGCGTATTTAGCAGCTTTCCTATTTGCTGTATTTAGCATTTCGGCCCATATTAAATCAGATTTTAATGAAAAACGCCCAAAACCAAGCAGTCTTTTGTACGTGTATAACACAGATAATGATTCAGCGATTTGGGCAACTTACGATTATAGGCTTATAGGCTGGAACGGTCAGTTTCTAGGAAGTGAAAAGCGAGTCCCCGAGACTGGTGAATACAAGACACTCCCCAGTAAATACCGCACCGAATTTACTTATGTTGCAGATGCTCCAAAAAAGGCCATTGCAGCACCATGGATAGATACAGTCAAAGACACTATAATTGGAAATGAGCGTATTTTAGAATTATGTGTTACTCCAAAAAGAAAAGTCAATCGGTTGGACATCTACAGCAATCCCATAAAATTAAATTCGGCAAAAGTCAACAACATCAAACTTTCTGACTATTTTCTAGAAAATCGGAAAAAAAGACTGATCACCAATTACATAACCGATAATGATTATACGGAACTAGAATTGAGTTTTCCAAAAGACTCGGTGTTGGAGCTGACATTTTATGAAGCTTCCAATGACTTATTGACCAATACGGCGTTTACAGTTCCCGAAAGACCAAAAAATAGTATTCCAATGCCTTTTGTACTTAATGATGCTATCTTGGTGACCAAAACAGTAAAATTTGAATGATAACATAGGTGTATTGGGTTGTGGTTGGCTTGGGCTGCCCTTGGCCAAGTATTTCCTTTCTCAAGGACATAAGGTTTATGGAAGCACAACTTCAGCTGAGAAGTTGAGACTTCTCCAAAAAGATGGCATTCATGCTTATCACATATCATTGTCTCCTGCCGGAATCCATGGAGATATTCAAGGTTTTTTGTCCAATATTAACATCCTGATTATTAATCTTCCACCAAAATTAAGAAGTGGTAATCAGGAGAGTTTTGTAGAGAAAATAAAATTACTGCACTCGGAAATTAAAGAGAATACTGTTCTTAAAATCATTTTTGTTAGCAGCACAGCAGTTTATGGTGAGGTAGATGGTGAGGTAACCGAAACAACAGTACCAAAACCTTCTACTGAATCTGGCAGGCAATTATTGGAATGCGAGCAACTTTTTCAACAAGACAATGCTCTAGAAACAACTATCATTCGGTTTGGAGGGTTAATTGGACCAAATCGGCATCCAGTAACAATGCTCTCAAAAAGACAAAAACTCACCAATGGGAACCATCCTGTGAACCTTATTCATTTAGATGATTGCATTCATATGATAAGCACTCTAATTGAAAACAATTATTGGAATCAGGTATTTAACGGCGTATATCCTTTACATCCAACAAAAAAGGAATATTATAGTTCGGAAGCCTTAAAAAGAGGTATTCCTTCACCCGATTATTCGGGTAGTTCCTCGGATAAATTTAGCAAGATTGTATTAAGTAAGAATTTTCTTGACAAAAATCATGTTTTTCAAACTTCAATTCTGTCTTAGTTAACCACAAAATAAAGCTGCTTCACAACAATTAAGACAATTTTAAGTTAATTAATTAACTGATTTTTAATTGATTATATCTTTCAACAGTATCTTTGTACCAGTATAATTTATTAGTGTCATGGGAAATTCAAGATTAACAACAAGAATCTTGATGGAGATGGAGAATTTGATTACAAAAAGTAGTACAAGAGAAAACATAACCTCAAGATTTCAAGATTTACATAGATCAATTCTAAGAAAACATTACAATGCTGCAGATGTGGATATAGATTATGATAGGCATCGGGTAAAAATGGATGTGGTATTAAATGATAAAGAATATGATCCAAAAACCATCAATATGGTGGTTTCCACTATACCTGTCAACCTTTTTTATAAGGATCTTAATGCCTTTTTAAAGTCTTGTTTGCTAAAAGATGTAAAAAGTCTTGCCTTTTACGCAAGTTTGCTCAAACAACATACAGATAAGGACATTTCAATGATGGCCCTTTAAAACAACAAAATTGTTATTGAAAAAGGATGTCATATGACATCCTTTTTCTTTTTGATCCTTATAGTATTCTTTAACAGCATAATACCAATAATTTTTTTAGTTTTGGCGCACTAAAGTCAAGATAAATGAGAAAGATTGTTTTATTGTTACTATTGTTCATAGGTTTCAATGGTATTTCACAGAATAAAAGTGAGCTTTTAAATCATTATGAAGCCTTTTACAAGGAGATGCGATCACAGGGAGATATAAATGGTGTTATAAGTTCATTGACCCATTTAAATGTGCTCTCGCCTTCCAAAGAGCGCAAGGACACATTGGCCTTTGTCTACATGAACAACAATCAGCACATGCAAGCTTTGAACACTATTGGTATTGAGAAGAAAGATGATGACTCTGATTTGGCCGTACAGGTAAAAGCAGTTTCCTTAAAAGCTTTAAACCAGCCCAAAAGAGCGTTAGAACATTTTGAAACGTTATTTGCACGTGTCCCATCTGCCTTTTTAGCTTATGAATTGGCCGACCTTAAAATACAAACAGGAAACAACGATGGCGCCTCTGTCAACATTGAATATGGTATTGCCAATGCCAAGGATGATATGAAATATGCCTTTTACGAAAGACAGCAACCTTACGAAGTTGCCTTAAAAGCAGCTTTCTATCACTTGCAAGGATTAGTAGCATACAACAAGGACAAAAACAATATTGATAGTGCAATTGCTTCTATAGATGAAGCCCTAAAAATTGATCCCAACTTTAATTTGGCCAGTTTAAGCAAACAGGCATTGGAATCAAGAAAGGAAAAACCTGAGGGACAAGAATAAAAAGTTATTTATTTCTTTTTAAGTCGAAGAAGTAACAGACTATCCTTTTCCTTTTTGATTTTAATCAGTTCCGCAACATTATCGTTTGGTACAGCAATAGAAAGTACATAATGGGCAATTTTCCATTGCCCATTTTCTTTTTTTATAACTCCGGAACCTCTGCAAAGCTTCATTTGTGTATCCAATAGCTCATCAAACCAAGCAAAATCTTCTGTTTTATTCATGTAGATGTTACGTTCTACAGCTGTAAAACTCCATGCTTTCCCTTTATCAAAATAAGGTTTGGAAAACTCTTTAAAAGCTGCATTTTGCCAGTTTTCCGTTGCATCCGTACCAATAAAAACTCCATCCTCGGTCATTTTACTAAAATAAGAGTCAAAATCAGCATTGGATGCTGCAAGATGCCAATCATCCAGTACCTTGTTTATGTTTTCCTTTTCGTTATTCTGTGCTTTGATCGTTACTCCTAAAATCAACAGGAGACCCAATATAATTTTACCCTTCATTTAAAATCAATTTTGTGTCCAACTGGCTATTGACCAAGACATTGAACTGTTTACGAAATGCATTGTAAGCCTCCAACATCTCTATGGTTGTTTGTGTGGCATCCCTATTATCCAAAACACTGGCTTTTACTTTTAGCATGTATGTTTTAAGAACGCGTTGCCTACTTTTAATTTGAAATTTATCAAACACTTCTGGGTATTCTCCCTTTGCCAAAAGTTTTTCTTTTTCAATAAGATCATCAATGGCCAATATTAAATCTTCATTGTTTCTGGCTTTGTACAGAACATCAACACTGCTTGACATTTTTTTAAACTCCGCCCATTCTTCAACAATGATGGTTGCCTTAGGATTTATGGTAAGTTTTTTAGGCATTTTTTGGTAATTGA is a genomic window of Flagellimonas sp. CMM7 containing:
- a CDS encoding TetR/AcrR family transcriptional regulator, with protein sequence MPRVKQFDEKEILNKAMELFWEKGFHATSMQNLVSYLGINRASLYDTFGGKEELFNKAFEQYRSVTGNTLKAIFDKEGSVREGLKKLFDNAIDEAITDEARKGCFVVNTTTELIPGDKAIHQVLSDNKANVEALFINYIQKGINSGEFDTSKNAESIGLMLFALFSGLRVLAKVDSNPDKLNLMVQQGLSVLD
- a CDS encoding SDR family NAD(P)-dependent oxidoreductase, whose product is MKKLENKVALITGATSGMGLQTAKRYLEEGAKVVLTGRSQEKLDALKSELEGDFLLVKAEASSVTDSEQLIKTTVDAFGKIDVLFLNAGVFRVETIDGLTEEIFDEVHNINVRGPLFTVKAAYNDLNEGASIIFNTSIVNVKGFAGMAAYASSKAALRSLTRTLASEFGPKGIRVNAIAPGPIDTPIYGKHNVPQESIDEMASGFPSMVSLGRFGSADEVATTALFLASADSSYITGAEIPVDGGLAQV
- a CDS encoding glycosyl hydrolase, with amino-acid sequence MKAFQFFLALLLLISFDSEAQRRKKKIPSPSIVLSDSMYHGLKWRNIGPFRGGRSVTSSGVIGQPMTYYMGSTGGGIWKTVDDGITWKNVSDGFLKTGTVGAIAVSESNPNIVFAGMGEHAARGVMTSMGDGVYKSTDAGKTWKHVGLDETRHISDVIIHPTNPDIVFVTAQGAQYGPSNQRGVYRSLNGGDTWENVLFVDENTGASSLSMDMTNPLILYAAMWQHRRYPWTIESGGENSGLYKSTDGGTNWKKLKEGLPKAFGKAGISVSRANAERVFAVIEAEGKKGGVYRSDDAGKKWIQINSNRINIARSWYYMEIFADPQDENVVYVLNAPVTKSIDGGKSFTPLPTPHGDNHHLWINPNDNSKMINSNDGGANISNNGGKSWSTQQNQPTSQFYRVITDNLVPYNVYGGQQDNSAIAIASRTNDNGIDWKDWYSVAGCESAFLAFDPDNPEVVYGGCYQGIIEKWVRASREGKAIKEYPELGLGKVPKDFKFRYNWNAPIISSPHDRNTIYHAGNVVFKTMDGGQSWQVVSPDLTRNELEKQGEGGGPYTNEAAGGENYNTLMSLVESPHEQGVLYAGSDDGLVHITKDGGANWQNITPPNLPEGIINSIEVSPHDSATAYITVMRYKSMDLKPYIFKTSDYGNTWTKITNGITDKHTFVRVVREDKKQKGLLYAGTETGLYLSLNDGQNWQPFQLNLPVVPINDLTIQDNDLVAATAGRSFWILDDLGAIQNSLDTSEKLKIYKPKDTYRIFGGSPEKPVPGLGQNPKQGVTFDYYLPKDSDSLNLKLEILQNGTVIKTVNNTKPKDFKSWPGGPPKPNVLPSKKGHNRFTWDFSKEQIPSIDKVFVFGDYKGASVAPGVYTLRLSLESETVETEAIVLPNPKIDGTPADYAEQQQVLNQIENAVYAMHEAVNQMRSAKAQLKSYGKLLKENENASELLKVGDSLMKRIKIWEENLIQPQQKTFQDVINFHNQLNADFMHLKGFVDTAEPKVTKGAKERLRDLLAQWKTFENEKNSIVNIEMAKYNELYSTLKLPAILLED
- a CDS encoding pentapeptide repeat-containing protein, whose translation is MQQSFIVDQEFKGIDYTQNRLPKSDYENCVFDNCKFSDGYLDNQNFMECEFIACDLSNANLKNTIFKEVIFVGCKLIGLRFEDCSDFLMSFQFEKCNLNLASFLGMKLNNTRFVDCKLEQTDFVQTDLTGVLFSNCNMENAIFQHSILEKADLTTSFNLNIDPEQNRLKKAKFSKDNLIGLLRKYDIVIT
- a CDS encoding CBS domain-containing protein; this translates as MAIKSFQGVRSKGASKKEYDAPILVEDYMTKKLVTFSPEQSILAVMESFAKNHISGGPVMDKNGFLVGIISEADCMKQISESRYFNQPILDKSVERYMTKNVETIPHDMSIFDAAGVFDKHKRRRLPVMKNDILVGQISRKDIVVAALKLSSHNWK
- a CDS encoding M28 family peptidase — protein: MKFSRTLALILLLFAVYWSYKSLMPPYHSDQDSGLQSFSTDRALVHVKNLAKEPHAVGFPGHANARGYVISELKKLGLETTTQEGYTAGDWANLSKATNILAKIEGSGEGKALLLLSHYDSNPHSSFGASDAGSGVATILEGVRAFLAENKTPKNDIIILISDAEELGLNGADLFVNNHPWTKEVGLVLNFEARGSGGPSYMLIETNRGNGTLIKEFTKANPKYPVANSLAYSIYKMLPNDTDLTVFREDADIDGFNFAFIDDHFDYHTALDTYERLDRTSLAHQGSYLMPLLKHFSETNLNDLKSLDDFIYFNLPFFNLVSYPFEWIWPMFGIAVLAFVLLLITGFKKQKLNVKDISIGFLPLFITLIINGVLGYFSWSAIKWWYPDFNDMLHGFTYNGHLYIMVYALLSLAVCFWVYHKYRKTSTSNLLAAPALIWLIICGLVAIYLPGASFFIIPLFGLLAAFMVTINQEEPNPFLLVFLALPAVFILSPFIKMFPVGLGLKMMVAATVFTTLLFFLVLPFFGQLKNKERLAYLAAFLFAVFSISAHIKSDFNEKRPKPSSLLYVYNTDNDSAIWATYDYRLIGWNGQFLGSEKRVPETGEYKTLPSKYRTEFTYVADAPKKAIAAPWIDTVKDTIIGNERILELCVTPKRKVNRLDIYSNPIKLNSAKVNNIKLSDYFLENRKKRLITNYITDNDYTELELSFPKDSVLELTFYEASNDLLTNTAFTVPERPKNSIPMPFVLNDAILVTKTVKFE
- a CDS encoding SDR family oxidoreductase; the protein is MNDNIGVLGCGWLGLPLAKYFLSQGHKVYGSTTSAEKLRLLQKDGIHAYHISLSPAGIHGDIQGFLSNINILIINLPPKLRSGNQESFVEKIKLLHSEIKENTVLKIIFVSSTAVYGEVDGEVTETTVPKPSTESGRQLLECEQLFQQDNALETTIIRFGGLIGPNRHPVTMLSKRQKLTNGNHPVNLIHLDDCIHMISTLIENNYWNQVFNGVYPLHPTKKEYYSSEALKRGIPSPDYSGSSSDKFSKIVLSKNFLDKNHVFQTSILS
- a CDS encoding nuclear transport factor 2 family protein, with product MKGKIILGLLLILGVTIKAQNNEKENINKVLDDWHLAASNADFDSYFSKMTEDGVFIGTDATENWQNAAFKEFSKPYFDKGKAWSFTAVERNIYMNKTEDFAWFDELLDTQMKLCRGSGVIKKENGQWKIAHYVLSIAVPNDNVAELIKIKKEKDSLLLLRLKKK